From Microbacterium invictum, the proteins below share one genomic window:
- a CDS encoding adenylosuccinate synthase: MPGIVIVGVQWGDEGKGKATDLLGERTDWVVKFNGGNNAGHTVVIGDEKYALHLLPSGILSPGVNAVIGNGVVVDLEVLFAELEALHARGVDTSRLRVSANAHIITQYHRTLDKVTERFLGKRQIGTTGRGIGPAYADKINRVGIRVQDLFDENILRQKVEGALDQKNHLLVKVFNRRSITVDEIVEDLLSYTERLRPMVSDTGLLLNDALDAGDVVVFEGGQATMLDVDHGTYPFVTSSSATAGGAATGSGVGPNRLDRIVGIVKAYTTRVGSGPFPTELHDEQGEWLRSRGFEFGTTTGRPRRVGWYDAPITRYATRINGITDLVLTKLDILTGLDQIPVCVAYDVEGQRFDEVPVNQTDFHHATPILEYFPGWKQDISGARSFDDLPPEAQDYVLALEQMSGTRISVIGVGASRDAVVVRHDLVD, translated from the coding sequence ATGCCAGGCATTGTGATCGTCGGCGTCCAGTGGGGAGACGAGGGCAAGGGCAAAGCCACCGACCTCCTCGGTGAGCGCACCGACTGGGTCGTCAAGTTCAACGGCGGCAACAACGCGGGTCACACCGTCGTCATCGGCGACGAGAAGTACGCCCTGCACCTGCTGCCCAGCGGCATCCTGTCCCCCGGTGTCAACGCCGTGATCGGCAACGGCGTCGTCGTCGACCTCGAGGTGCTGTTCGCCGAGCTCGAGGCCCTTCATGCCCGCGGCGTGGACACCTCGCGGCTGCGCGTCAGCGCGAACGCACACATCATCACCCAGTACCACCGGACCCTCGACAAGGTCACCGAGCGATTCCTCGGCAAGCGCCAGATCGGCACCACCGGGCGCGGCATCGGCCCGGCCTACGCCGACAAGATCAACCGCGTCGGCATCCGCGTGCAGGATTTGTTCGACGAGAACATCCTGCGTCAGAAGGTCGAGGGCGCCCTCGACCAGAAGAACCACCTGCTCGTGAAGGTGTTCAACCGCCGGTCGATCACCGTCGACGAGATCGTCGAAGACCTGCTGTCGTACACCGAGCGGCTGCGGCCGATGGTGTCCGACACCGGGCTGCTGCTCAACGATGCCCTCGACGCCGGCGACGTCGTCGTGTTCGAAGGCGGGCAGGCGACCATGCTCGACGTCGACCACGGCACCTACCCGTTCGTGACCTCGTCGTCGGCGACCGCCGGCGGGGCGGCCACCGGATCGGGTGTCGGGCCGAACCGGCTCGACCGCATCGTCGGGATCGTCAAGGCCTACACGACCCGCGTCGGGTCGGGCCCCTTCCCGACCGAGCTGCACGACGAGCAGGGCGAGTGGCTGCGCTCGCGGGGCTTCGAATTCGGCACCACCACCGGCCGGCCGCGCCGGGTGGGCTGGTACGACGCGCCCATCACGCGCTACGCGACCCGCATCAACGGCATCACCGATCTGGTGCTGACCAAGCTCGACATCCTGACCGGACTCGACCAGATCCCGGTGTGCGTCGCGTACGACGTCGAAGGGCAGCGCTTCGACGAGGTGCCGGTCAACCAGACCGACTTCCACCACGCGACGCCGATCCTCGAGTACTTCCCCGGGTGGAAGCAGGACATCTCGGGTGCGCGTAGCTTCGACGACCTGCCCCCCGAGGCGCAGGACTACGTGCTCGCCCTCGAGCAGATGAGCGGAACCCGCATCTCGGTCATCGGCGTGGGCGCGTCCCGCGATGCGGTGGTCGTGCGCCACGATCTCGTGGACTGA
- a CDS encoding ABC transporter substrate-binding protein, protein MRKSLLVVSATLAAALTLAGCAPGSGNSADAPDDATIYIGSLYEPQNLSNTRGGGQGVTEAFNGNVYEGLYKLTDGGEVEALLAESEEVSEDGLTYTITLRDGVTFHSGKELTSADVKASVEAVTAEDSQSARKSAFSVISDIETPDESTVVFTLSQRSISFLYNLSYIWVVNADAEDLTQSEDGTGPYTLDEWKQGSTLTLVRWDDYWGEGARNAEVVFTYFTDATAENNALLTGEVDIITTVQSPDSLTQFDGNDDYVVSEGTSTTKELLAFNDRVAPFDDALVRKAVYSAVDTEKLLTSIWGDYGTLIGSMVPPTDPWYEDLTGVNPYDPDLSRDLLAQAGLADGFTFTLDTPSYDPHPVVAEFLQSQLAEVGITVEINTISADEWYTKIFQERDFAATLQEHVNDRDVVWYGNPDFYWGYDNADVQQWVADAEQAATTDEQTALLKQVNAQIAEDAASVWLYLYPQIVVASSDVSGYPVNGLNSQFFAYDIVKS, encoded by the coding sequence ATGAGAAAATCCCTCCTCGTCGTGTCCGCGACGCTCGCCGCAGCCCTTACCCTGGCCGGCTGCGCGCCGGGCTCGGGCAACTCGGCCGACGCCCCCGACGACGCCACGATCTACATCGGCTCGCTCTACGAGCCGCAGAACCTCAGCAACACGCGGGGCGGCGGCCAGGGCGTGACCGAGGCGTTCAACGGTAACGTCTACGAGGGCCTCTACAAGCTCACCGACGGCGGCGAGGTCGAGGCGCTCCTCGCCGAGAGCGAAGAGGTCAGCGAAGACGGCCTGACGTACACGATCACCCTGCGCGACGGCGTGACGTTCCACTCCGGCAAGGAGCTCACCTCCGCAGACGTCAAGGCGAGCGTCGAGGCCGTCACCGCCGAAGACTCGCAGTCGGCCCGCAAGTCGGCCTTCTCGGTCATCAGCGACATCGAGACGCCGGACGAGTCGACGGTCGTGTTCACGCTGTCGCAGCGCTCGATCTCGTTCCTGTACAACCTCAGCTACATCTGGGTCGTGAACGCCGACGCCGAAGATCTCACCCAGTCCGAGGACGGCACCGGCCCGTACACGCTCGACGAGTGGAAGCAGGGCAGCACCCTGACCCTGGTCCGCTGGGACGACTACTGGGGCGAGGGGGCCCGCAACGCCGAGGTCGTCTTCACCTACTTCACCGACGCGACGGCCGAGAACAACGCGCTGCTGACCGGCGAGGTCGACATCATCACGACCGTGCAGAGCCCCGATTCGCTCACCCAGTTCGACGGCAACGACGACTACGTCGTGAGCGAGGGCACCTCGACGACCAAGGAGCTGCTCGCCTTCAACGACCGGGTCGCCCCGTTCGACGACGCCCTCGTGCGCAAGGCGGTCTACTCGGCCGTCGACACCGAGAAGCTGCTCACCTCGATCTGGGGCGACTACGGCACGCTCATCGGCTCGATGGTGCCGCCGACCGATCCCTGGTACGAAGACCTCACCGGCGTGAACCCGTACGACCCCGACCTCTCGCGCGACCTGCTCGCGCAGGCAGGCCTCGCCGACGGGTTCACCTTCACCCTCGACACCCCGAGCTACGACCCGCACCCGGTCGTCGCCGAGTTCCTGCAGTCGCAGCTGGCAGAGGTCGGCATCACGGTCGAGATCAACACGATCAGCGCCGACGAGTGGTACACGAAGATCTTCCAGGAGCGCGACTTCGCCGCGACCCTGCAGGAGCACGTGAACGACCGCGACGTGGTCTGGTACGGCAACCCCGACTTCTACTGGGGCTACGACAACGCCGACGTGCAGCAGTGGGTCGCCGACGCCGAGCAGGCCGCGACGACCGACGAGCAGACCGCGCTGCTGAAGCAGGTGAACGCGCAGATCGCCGAGGATGCGGCTAGCGTGTGGCTGTACCTGTACCCGCAGATCGTCGTCGCCTCCAGCGACGTCAGCGGATACCCGGTCAACGGCCTGAACTCGCAGTTCTTCGCCTACGACATCGTCAAGTCCTGA
- a CDS encoding ABC transporter permease encodes MLPYLLRRTAFLVVSLVVAMVAIFVLLRLLPGDPANALLSIDATPEQIAAARAQVGSDQPLPQQFAAWAGQLLQGDLGDSYISSRPVGAEIGLRFGVTLPLTLLSFGLALVLSLVIGITAAVKADRWYGVVLSGFSQLGVAVPVFWVGVILVWIFALQMGLLPSGGFPRDDWEDPADALRSLALPVITIAIVMSASLSRYVRSATLDVLGSDYLRTARAGGSGFTEALLRHGVRNGSVPVIAILGIELSTTLLGAVVVESVFTLSGLGSMLLTAIQQHDYANIQGVLIVSTLFVLFVGFAADIVQRLVDPRLRTSVSGNR; translated from the coding sequence ATGCTCCCCTATCTCCTGCGCCGCACCGCCTTCCTGGTGGTCTCGCTCGTGGTCGCCATGGTCGCGATCTTCGTGCTGCTGCGCCTGCTTCCCGGCGACCCGGCCAATGCGCTGCTCTCGATCGATGCGACACCGGAGCAGATCGCCGCGGCTCGTGCGCAGGTCGGCTCCGACCAGCCGCTGCCCCAGCAGTTCGCGGCGTGGGCGGGGCAGCTGCTGCAGGGGGACCTCGGCGATTCGTACATCAGCTCCCGTCCCGTCGGCGCCGAGATCGGCCTGCGGTTCGGCGTGACGCTGCCTCTCACGCTGCTGTCGTTCGGTCTCGCGCTCGTGCTGTCGCTGGTGATCGGCATCACGGCAGCCGTCAAGGCCGACCGCTGGTACGGCGTCGTGCTGTCCGGCTTCTCGCAGCTGGGCGTCGCGGTGCCGGTGTTCTGGGTCGGCGTGATCCTGGTGTGGATCTTCGCGTTGCAGATGGGGCTGCTGCCCTCGGGCGGCTTTCCGCGCGACGACTGGGAGGATCCGGCCGACGCGCTGCGCTCGCTCGCCCTCCCGGTCATCACGATCGCGATCGTCATGAGCGCGTCGCTGTCGCGCTATGTGCGCTCGGCGACCCTCGACGTCTTGGGCAGCGACTACCTGCGCACCGCCCGGGCCGGCGGGTCCGGCTTCACCGAAGCGCTGCTGCGCCACGGCGTGCGCAACGGATCGGTGCCGGTCATCGCGATCCTCGGCATCGAGCTGTCGACCACGCTGCTGGGCGCTGTGGTCGTCGAGAGCGTCTTCACGCTGTCGGGGCTCGGGAGCATGCTGCTCACCGCCATCCAGCAGCACGATTACGCAAACATCCAGGGCGTGCTCATCGTCTCGACCCTCTTCGTCCTCTTCGTCGGCTTCGCCGCCGACATCGTCCAGCGCCTCGTCGACCCGCGGCTGCGCACGAGCGTCTCGGGCAACCGGTGA
- a CDS encoding ABC transporter permease subunit, with product MSDLVERQVATASVATTSRPRRGRATLVIGIVLTGVVVLTALVSLGWLPYALSDISGGRLEGPSGTHPLGTDRLGRDLLSQLMVGARIALMVGLGAVALAAVLGTLVGLIAAFARPWVDDTLSATLDVVIAFPVLLLAMLVVAVQGASLGSAILAIGLAMSAVVARLTRILARRVLQEQFVTAARTSGTSMLGVVLHHVVPNIAPTLAVSLALQFGVAVLAEASLSYLGLGAPPPNASWGRMLQEAQGTVLTAPVGAIAPGIAIVALVLGVNFLADGLREFADPTRRSAR from the coding sequence GTGAGCGATCTCGTCGAGCGGCAGGTGGCGACCGCTTCCGTCGCCACGACGTCGCGCCCGCGCCGCGGTCGCGCGACGCTCGTGATCGGCATCGTGCTGACCGGGGTCGTCGTGCTGACGGCGCTCGTCTCGCTCGGCTGGCTGCCCTACGCGCTCTCGGACATCTCGGGCGGCCGGCTCGAAGGCCCGAGTGGCACGCATCCGCTGGGCACCGACCGCCTCGGACGCGACCTGCTCTCGCAGCTCATGGTCGGCGCGCGCATCGCGCTCATGGTCGGCCTCGGCGCGGTCGCGCTGGCGGCCGTCCTCGGCACCCTGGTCGGGCTGATCGCCGCCTTCGCGCGGCCGTGGGTCGACGACACTCTTTCGGCGACGCTCGATGTCGTGATCGCCTTCCCGGTGCTCCTGCTGGCCATGCTCGTCGTGGCCGTGCAGGGCGCCTCGCTGGGGTCGGCGATCCTCGCGATCGGGCTGGCGATGTCGGCCGTGGTGGCACGACTCACCCGCATCCTCGCCCGCCGGGTGCTGCAGGAGCAGTTCGTCACGGCGGCGCGCACCAGCGGCACGAGCATGCTCGGCGTCGTGCTGCATCACGTGGTGCCGAACATCGCCCCCACCCTCGCGGTGAGCCTCGCGCTGCAGTTCGGCGTGGCCGTGCTCGCCGAGGCGAGCCTGTCGTACCTGGGCCTGGGCGCGCCGCCGCCGAACGCCTCCTGGGGGCGGATGCTGCAGGAGGCCCAGGGCACGGTGCTCACCGCGCCGGTGGGCGCCATCGCCCCGGGCATCGCGATCGTCGCACTCGTGCTCGGCGTGAACTTCCTTGCCGACGGTCTGCGCGAGTTCGCCGACCCGACCCGGAGGAGTGCGCGATGA
- a CDS encoding DUF1684 domain-containing protein, translating into MSASDEHTRWQLGRRAAVTAPTGNLSLVETRWTGAPADLAAVQADVPGTATVTTIQRRDISAGTVEHGIRVWDAAAPALASFDRIDTYAYDPAWVIEAQFVPVAGDRTVPFEHIRDNGGTRDLVVPGDIVFTLDGRDYRLAAFDDGGKLLLVFGDETNGAETYGSGRFLFVQRADDGEFGAAGTVVLDFNRAFVPPCGFSAQYNCPLPPAANRFPLPIRAGEKNVVFRDGFDIYAA; encoded by the coding sequence ATGTCCGCATCAGACGAGCACACCCGCTGGCAGCTGGGCCGCCGCGCGGCCGTCACTGCGCCGACCGGCAACCTCTCCCTCGTCGAGACCCGCTGGACGGGCGCACCGGCCGACCTTGCAGCCGTACAGGCGGACGTGCCCGGCACCGCGACCGTGACCACGATCCAGCGCCGCGACATCTCCGCGGGTACCGTCGAGCACGGCATCCGGGTGTGGGATGCCGCGGCTCCCGCCCTCGCATCATTCGACCGCATCGACACCTACGCCTACGACCCCGCCTGGGTCATCGAGGCGCAGTTCGTGCCGGTGGCGGGTGACCGCACGGTGCCCTTCGAGCACATCCGCGACAACGGCGGCACCCGCGACCTCGTGGTGCCCGGCGACATCGTCTTCACGCTCGACGGCCGCGACTACCGCCTGGCGGCGTTCGACGACGGCGGAAAGCTGCTGCTCGTCTTCGGCGACGAGACCAACGGCGCCGAGACGTACGGGTCGGGCCGCTTCCTCTTCGTGCAGCGCGCCGACGACGGCGAGTTCGGTGCGGCCGGCACCGTCGTGCTCGACTTCAACCGCGCCTTCGTGCCGCCGTGCGGCTTCTCGGCCCAGTACAACTGCCCCCTGCCTCCCGCTGCGAACCGGTTCCCGCTGCCGATCCGCGCCGGGGAGAAGAACGTCGTGTTCCGCGACGGCTTCGACATCTACGCGGCGTAG
- the argG gene encoding argininosuccinate synthase, translating into MSKVLQSLPVGERVGIAFSGGLDTSVAVAWMRDKGAIPCTYTGDLGQPDEDDIAAIPGRALEYGAEVSRLVDCKSMMVEEGLVALACGAFHIRSGGRTYFNTTPIGRAVTGTMLVRAMKEDGVDIWGDGSTYKGNDIERFYRYGLLANPALRIYKPWLDADFVTELGGRQEMSEWLVEHGFPYRDSAEKAYSTDANIWGATHEAKTLEHLDVSLETVDPIMGVRFWDPAVQIATEDVTITFDGGRPVALNGVEFSDPVDLVFEANLIGGRHGLGMSDQIENRIIEAKSRGIYEAPGMALLFIAYERLVNGILNEDTLATYHEQGRRLGRLMYEGRWLEPQSFMLRESIQRWVGSSITGSVTLRLRRGEDYTILDTTGPHLSYAPEKLSMERVGDAAFGPTDRIGQLTMRNLDIADSRARLEQYAGLGLIGGATAELVGELSSGGSAEITGHVQPYDAAREELADAVDGASESASFDFGAD; encoded by the coding sequence ATGTCGAAGGTCCTTCAGTCCCTGCCCGTCGGCGAGCGCGTCGGCATCGCCTTCTCGGGAGGCCTTGACACCTCCGTCGCGGTCGCGTGGATGCGCGACAAGGGCGCCATTCCCTGCACCTACACCGGCGACCTCGGTCAGCCCGACGAGGACGACATCGCCGCCATCCCCGGCCGTGCGCTCGAGTACGGCGCCGAGGTCTCGCGCCTGGTCGACTGCAAGTCGATGATGGTCGAAGAGGGCCTGGTCGCCCTCGCGTGCGGCGCCTTCCACATTCGCTCCGGCGGCCGCACCTACTTCAACACCACGCCGATCGGCCGCGCCGTCACCGGCACCATGCTCGTGCGCGCCATGAAGGAAGACGGCGTCGACATCTGGGGCGACGGCTCGACCTACAAGGGCAACGACATCGAGCGGTTCTACCGCTACGGCCTGCTCGCCAACCCCGCGCTGCGCATCTACAAGCCGTGGCTCGACGCCGACTTCGTCACGGAGCTCGGCGGCCGGCAGGAGATGAGCGAGTGGCTCGTCGAGCATGGCTTCCCCTACCGCGACAGCGCCGAGAAGGCGTACTCGACCGACGCGAACATCTGGGGCGCGACGCACGAGGCCAAGACGCTCGAGCACCTCGACGTGTCGCTCGAGACCGTCGACCCGATCATGGGCGTGCGGTTCTGGGATCCGGCCGTGCAGATCGCGACCGAAGACGTCACGATCACCTTCGACGGCGGGCGCCCCGTCGCCCTCAACGGCGTCGAGTTCAGCGACCCGGTCGACCTCGTCTTCGAAGCCAACCTCATCGGCGGGCGCCACGGCCTGGGCATGAGCGACCAGATCGAGAACCGCATCATCGAGGCGAAGTCGCGCGGCATCTACGAGGCACCGGGAATGGCGCTGCTGTTCATCGCCTACGAGCGTCTGGTCAACGGCATCCTGAACGAAGACACGCTGGCCACCTACCACGAGCAGGGACGGCGCCTGGGTCGCCTCATGTACGAGGGCCGCTGGCTCGAGCCGCAGTCGTTCATGCTGCGCGAGTCGATCCAGCGCTGGGTGGGGTCGTCGATCACCGGCTCGGTCACGCTGCGCCTGCGCCGCGGCGAGGACTACACGATCCTCGACACGACCGGCCCGCACCTGTCGTACGCGCCGGAGAAGCTGTCGATGGAGCGGGTGGGGGATGCCGCGTTCGGGCCGACCGATCGCATCGGCCAGCTCACGATGCGCAACCTCGACATCGCCGACTCGCGCGCCCGCCTCGAGCAGTACGCGGGCCTGGGCCTCATCGGCGGGGCGACGGCGGAACTGGTCGGCGAGCTGTCGTCGGGCGGATCGGCCGAGATCACCGGACACGTGCAGCCGTACGACGCCGCCCGCGAAGAGCTCGCCGACGCCGTCGACGGGGCCAGCGAGTCGGCGTCCTTCGACTTCGGCGCGGACTGA
- a CDS encoding ABC transporter ATP-binding protein: MSILELRSAGFSYGGRSVLDDITLSVGADEAVGLVGESGAGKSTILRLLLGLATPRDGEVRFDGAPLEVRDGGLMRRFRASVQPVFQDPYSSLDPRQRVDRIVGEPLRSLRLTTGDDARARVRDAVTSVGLDPDVLTRYPHEFSGGQRQRIAIARALVSRPRVLLADEPVSALDVTTRVQVIDLLSRLRREQGLTLIMVSHDLSAVAAVCERTVVLRDGRIVESGGTAQILSAPATGYARSLVAAVPRLPR, encoded by the coding sequence ATGAGCATCCTCGAACTGCGCTCCGCCGGTTTCTCATACGGGGGCCGGTCGGTGCTCGACGACATCACACTGTCGGTCGGCGCGGACGAGGCGGTCGGCCTGGTCGGCGAGTCGGGCGCGGGCAAGTCCACGATCCTGCGGCTGCTGCTGGGGCTGGCCACGCCCCGCGACGGCGAGGTGCGCTTCGACGGCGCTCCGCTCGAGGTGCGCGACGGCGGCCTGATGCGCCGCTTCCGCGCGAGCGTGCAGCCCGTCTTCCAGGACCCGTACTCGTCGCTCGACCCGCGGCAGCGCGTCGACCGCATCGTGGGCGAGCCGCTGCGCTCCCTGCGGCTCACGACGGGTGACGACGCCCGGGCGCGTGTGCGCGACGCGGTCACCTCGGTCGGACTGGACCCCGACGTGCTGACGCGCTACCCGCACGAGTTCTCGGGCGGTCAGCGACAGCGCATCGCGATCGCCCGGGCGCTGGTCTCCCGGCCGCGCGTGCTGCTGGCCGACGAGCCGGTGAGCGCCCTCGACGTGACGACCCGGGTCCAGGTCATCGACCTGCTCTCGAGGCTCCGGCGCGAGCAGGGCCTCACGCTGATCATGGTCTCGCACGATCTCAGCGCGGTGGCGGCCGTCTGCGAGCGCACCGTCGTGCTGCGCGACGGACGCATCGTCGAGTCGGGCGGCACCGCGCAGATCCTGTCGGCCCCGGCGACCGGCTACGCCCGCTCGCTGGTCGCCGCGGTGCCCCGCCTTCCGCGGTGA
- a CDS encoding ABC transporter ATP-binding protein: protein MSLLSVSELTVRTGQSVLVRDVSFSLAPGERLGLIGESGSGKSLTALAVMGLLGDGLRASGSIVLDGSEVVGATDSALRGLRGPVGQLVFQEPLTALDPLMRVGRQIAEPLRRHRGLRGGALRTAVAEALGEVALPDARIVRAFPHELSGGQRQRVAIAIALAAQPRLLIADEPTTALDVTVQDGVLALLERLVAERDMALLFISHDLAVVARMTERIVVMRSGSVVETGAVLDILREPRHPYTQALVASARSLDGALDAGDPNEGAPR from the coding sequence ATGAGCCTGCTGTCGGTATCGGAGCTCACCGTGCGCACCGGCCAGTCCGTGCTCGTGCGCGATGTGTCGTTCTCGCTCGCTCCCGGCGAGCGTCTGGGTCTGATCGGCGAGTCCGGGTCGGGCAAGTCCCTCACCGCGCTGGCGGTCATGGGCCTGCTCGGCGACGGGCTCCGCGCCTCCGGGTCGATCGTGCTCGACGGCAGCGAGGTCGTGGGGGCGACCGACAGCGCGCTGCGCGGGCTGCGCGGACCGGTCGGGCAGCTCGTGTTCCAAGAGCCCCTCACCGCCCTCGACCCGCTGATGCGGGTGGGCCGCCAGATCGCCGAGCCGCTGCGGCGGCACCGCGGGCTGCGCGGCGGGGCGCTCCGCACCGCGGTGGCCGAAGCCCTCGGCGAAGTGGCCCTGCCCGACGCCCGCATCGTCCGGGCGTTCCCGCACGAGCTGTCGGGCGGTCAGCGCCAGCGCGTGGCGATCGCGATCGCCCTGGCCGCGCAGCCCCGGCTGCTGATCGCCGACGAGCCCACGACCGCGCTGGACGTCACGGTGCAGGACGGTGTCCTCGCCCTGCTCGAGCGCCTCGTCGCGGAGCGCGATATGGCCCTGCTGTTCATCAGCCACGATCTGGCCGTCGTCGCCCGGATGACCGAGCGCATCGTCGTCATGCGCTCGGGCTCGGTCGTCGAGACCGGCGCGGTCCTGGACATCCTGCGCGAGCCCCGGCATCCCTACACGCAGGCACTCGTCGCCAGTGCGCGCTCTCTCGATGGGGCGCTGGATGCCGGGGACCCGAACGAAGGAGCTCCGCGATGA